The Micromonospora sp. NBC_00421 DNA window GCTCCAGCAGCGAGTACTCCATCTGGGTGGCGACCACCGGGGCCCGCCCCGGCCAGGCCGCCTGCCAGGCGGCGGCGCGGGCGGTCTGCCAGCCGGAGAAGTTCGACACCCCGACGTACCGGACCCGACCCGACGCGACCGCGTGGTCCAGCGCGGCGAGGGTCTCGTCCAGTGGGGTCTCCGGGTCGTAGCCGTGCACCTGCCACAGGTCCACGTGGTCGGTGCCGAGCCGGCGCAGCGAGCCGTCCAGGGTACGCAGCAGATGCCCCCGCGAACCGTCCCGTCGCCGGCCGCTGCCCGGACGCAGGCCCGCCTTGGTGGCGATCAGCACGTCCTCGCGGGGGACCAGGGTGCCCAGCAACGACCCGAGCACCGACTCGGCGTCCCCGTCGGCGAACACGTCGGCGGTGTCGACCAGGTTTCCGCCCGCGTCGAGGAAACTCTTCAACTGGGCCGCCGCGTCGTCGGCGTCGGTGTCCCGGCCCCAGGTCATGGTGCCGAGCGCGAGCCGGGAAACCGCCAGCCCGCTTCGGCCGAGCGGTCGTTGCTGCATGGGTGAACCTTATTTCGAACCCGCCGCAACCGATATCCTCGCTCCCGGCATCTCTGCCTGTCGGGTCGCCGATCCGACCGTCACCACCGCCCCGGGTCGCTCGTTGGGCACTCCACGCGCCGATCCGGTCGCTCGTCGTCCACCCGCGCAGCCCGCCCAGTGTCCGGGGCCCGGTGGCCGGTGGGCGGCGGGGCCGACGGCATTGCGTAACCTGATGCGACCTGTGGTGCGGGATGGGGAGGATCAGTGCGACTCGGGCTCAGCCTCGGATATCAGACGGCGTGGAGTACGCCGGCGGACCACCTGGCGCTTGCCCAGGAAGCGGACCGCCTCGGTTACTCGGTGGTGTGGGCGGCGGAGGCGTACGGCTCGGACTCCCCGAGCATGCTCGCCTGGATGGCGGGCCAGACGCAGCGGATCGACCTGGGTAGCGCGGTGATGCAGATCCCCGCCCGTACCCCGGCGATGACCGCGATGACCGCGGCGACCATCGACGCGCTCTCCGGTGGCCGGTTCCGGCTCGGCCTCGGCGTCTCCGGCCCGCAGGTCTCCGAGGGCTGGCACGGCGTCCGGTTCGCCAAACCGCTCGCCCGCACCCGCGAGTACGTCGACATCGTGCGGTTGGCGGTGGCCCGCAAGGAGGTCGCCTACGACGGCGAGCACTACACCCTGCCGTTGCCCGACGGCCCCGGCAAGGCGCTGCGGTTGGGCTTCCATCCGCCGCGCGCGCACATCCCGCTCTACCTGGCCGCGGTCGGCCCGAAGAACCTGGAGCTGGCCGGCGAGATCGCCGACGGCTGGCTGGCCGTCTTCTACGCCCCGGAGTTCGCCGAGGAGCAGCTCGCCTCGGTGCGGGCCGGTCGGGCCAGGGCGGGCAAAGAACTGGCCGGTTTCGACGTGGTGCCGTCGGTGCCGGTGGTGGTCGGCGACGATGTGGCCTCCTGCGCCGAGCTGGTCCGCTGGTACGCCGCCCTGTACGTCGGCGGCATGGGCAGCCGGCAGCAGAACTTCTACAACCAGTTGGCCACCCGGATGGGCTACGGCGACGCCGCCCGCCAGGTGCAGGACCTCTACCTGGCCCGCCAGCAGCGCGACGCGGCGGCGGCGGTGCCGATGGAGTTCATCGACCGGACCTCGCTGCTCGGCCCGAAGGAACGCATCGCCGAGCGGATGCGGGAGTACGCGGCAGCCGGGGTGACCACCCTGTCGGTCACCCTGTTCGTGGCCGACCGGGACAGCGGCGTGCAGACCCTGCGCACCGTCGCCGAGGCCCTCGACCTCTCGGGAGTCGGCGAGTGACCTGGGTCGAGGCCATCGTCCTGGGCATCGTCCAGGGGCTCACCGAGTTTCTTCCGGTCAGTTCGTCGGGGCATCTGCGGATCACCTCGGCGATCTTCTTCGACCGGGACGCGGGCGCGTCGTTCACCGCGGTCACCCAGTTGGGCACCGAGGCGGCCGTCCTCATCTACTTCGCCAAGGACATCTGGCGGATCACCCGTACCTGGCTGGTCGGCATCAGGGACTCCTCGGTGCGCTCCAGCCTCGACTACCGGATGGGCTGGTACGTGATCGTCGGCTCGATCCCGATCGGGCTGCTCGGTTTCCTGTTCAAGGACCAGATCCGCACCGCCGGACGCAACCTGTGGGTGGTCTCCACCACGCTCATCGTCTTCGCCTTCGTGCTGGCCTTCGCCGAGTACTGGGGTCGGCAGACCCGTACCCTGGCGAACTTCCGGATGCGTGACGGTGTGGTGATGGGCTTCGCCCAGGCGATGGCGCTGGTCCCCGGGGTGTCCCGCTCCGGCGGCACGCTCACCGCGGGGCTGCTGCTCAACCTCACCCGGGAGGCCGCCGCCCGGTACTCGTTCCTGCTGGCCATCCCGGCGGTGGTGATGTCCGGCATCTTCAGCGTCGGGGACGTCTTCGAGCCGGCCGCGCCGGGCACCTCGGTGCCCTCGGTGGCGCAGATGGTGGTGGCCACCATCATCGCCTTCGGGGTCGGCTACGCGGCCATCGCCTGGCTGCTGCGGTACGTGGCACACCACACCCTGTACGTCTTCGTGCTCTACCGGGTGGCGCTCGGCACCTTGGTGCTGGCGTTGCTGCTCACCGGCACGATCAGCGCCACCTGACCCGACGCCGACCGATGGCCCCCGACGCCACCACAGGTGTCGGGGGCCGTCGCCGCCCCGGCTGCGCCTAGGGTGGGGGCGTGGCGACCCTTCTGCTTCTGCGACACGGCCGGACGACCGCGAACGCCGACGGCGGACTGGCCGGCCGGCAACCGGTCGAGCTGGACGACACCGGCCGGGCCCAGGCGGGCGCGGTCGGCCAGCGGCTGCGCGGCCTGCCGCTGGCGGCGGTGGTGACCAGCCCGCTGATCCGCTGCCGGCAGACCCTAGAGCTGGCGCTGCCGCAGGCCGAGCCGGTGGTCGAGGAGGGGCTGATCGAGTGCGGCTACGGCTCCTGGGAGGGGCAGTCGCTGAAGAAGCTGGCCAAGGAGCCGCTCTGGCCGGTGGTGCAGCAGCATCCCAGCGCCGCGGTCTTCCCCGACGGCGAGTCGATGGCGCAGATGTCGGCCCGCGCGGTCGCCGCGGTGCGTGCCTGGGACGCCCGGATCACCGCCACGCACGGGCCGGAGGCGGTCTGGCTGGCGTGCAGCCACGGCGATGTGATCAAAGCCATCGTGGCCGATGCCCTGGGGGTGCATCTCGACCTGTTCCAACGCATCGTGGCCGATCCGGCCTCGGTCACCGCGATCCGCTACACCCCGCTGCGGCCGTTCCTGGTCCGGCTCAACGACACCGGTGGTGACCTGGCCGCTCTGGTGCCCCCGCCGGCCAAGCGGCGGCGTCGTGCCACCCGGCCGGTCGACTCCGACGCGGCCGTCGGCGGGGGTGGGGGAAGCGCCGGGTGAGCCGGGCCGCCCGCCGCCGCGCGGGCCGGGCGGTTTCGCCCTCGGCTGATTCGGCGTCGGTGCCTTGCGCGACGGTTCCACGCTCCGGATAGGGTCGTGGGTATGACCCACCAGGTGCACGCCTTCGAGCCGCCGGAGCGGTTCGTCGCCGGGACGGTCGGGGCGCCCGGGGAGCGCGCGTTCTTCCTCCAGGCCCGCGGCGGCGGCCGGCTGGTCAGCGTCGCGCTGGAGAAGGTGCAGGTGTCCCTGCTCGCCGAGAAGCTGGAAGAGCTGCTCTCCGAGGCGCAGCGCAGGTTCGGTGTCGAGCTGCCCGAGGCGCCCGCAGCCGTCGGCGACAACGACCCGTTGGACAACCCGGTCGACGAGGAGTTCCGGGTCGGCACCCTCGGGCTCGCCTTCGACGTGGACTCCGTCACCGTGGTGATCGAGGCGATCGCCGCCGGCGAGGCGGAGGCCGAGGTCGAGCTGGACGACGACGACGACGAGGACGACGACGACGAGGAGCCGGACGAGGATCTCGACCGGTTGCGGGTGCGGTTGACGCCGGAGGCGACCCGCGAGTTCATCGAGCGGGCCCGTCGGGTGGTCAACGCCGGCCGCCCGCCCTGCCCCCTCTGCGGTCAGCCGCTCGACCCGGCCGGGCACCTCTGCCCCCGGCACAACGGCTACCACCGGTGACCTCGTCGGAGGTGCAGCGCCAGGACGCCAGCGCCGCGCTCCGGCTGCTGTGCGACGGTGAACTGGTGTTGGAGGGTCGGCTGGTCGACGCCTCCAACACCACTGTCCGCGCGATGCTGACCCTGGACGGCCGGACGGCCCGGTGCGTCTACAAGCCGGTGCGCGGTGAGCGCCCGCTCTGGGACTTCCCCGACGGCACCCTCGCCGGCCGGGAGGTCTCCGCCTACCTGGTCTCCCGGGCCACCGGCTGGGACCTGGTCCCGCCGACGGTGCTGCGGGATGGGCCGCTCGGGCCGGGGTCGTGCCAGCTCTGGAT harbors:
- a CDS encoding aldo/keto reductase, translated to MQQRPLGRSGLAVSRLALGTMTWGRDTDADDAAAQLKSFLDAGGNLVDTADVFADGDAESVLGSLLGTLVPREDVLIATKAGLRPGSGRRRDGSRGHLLRTLDGSLRRLGTDHVDLWQVHGYDPETPLDETLAALDHAVASGRVRYVGVSNFSGWQTARAAAWQAAWPGRAPVVATQMEYSLLERGVEREVLPACAALGLGVLPWSPLGRGVLTGKYRNGRPADSRAASAHFEPFVATYLEPRCSSIVEAVSIAAGGLGVSPLEVALAWIRDRPGVTAPILGARTVGQLLGALQVERMVLPEEITTALDDVSAVPAGYPEREG
- a CDS encoding LLM class F420-dependent oxidoreductase translates to MRLGLSLGYQTAWSTPADHLALAQEADRLGYSVVWAAEAYGSDSPSMLAWMAGQTQRIDLGSAVMQIPARTPAMTAMTAATIDALSGGRFRLGLGVSGPQVSEGWHGVRFAKPLARTREYVDIVRLAVARKEVAYDGEHYTLPLPDGPGKALRLGFHPPRAHIPLYLAAVGPKNLELAGEIADGWLAVFYAPEFAEEQLASVRAGRARAGKELAGFDVVPSVPVVVGDDVASCAELVRWYAALYVGGMGSRQQNFYNQLATRMGYGDAARQVQDLYLARQQRDAAAAVPMEFIDRTSLLGPKERIAERMREYAAAGVTTLSVTLFVADRDSGVQTLRTVAEALDLSGVGE
- a CDS encoding undecaprenyl-diphosphate phosphatase, whose translation is MTWVEAIVLGIVQGLTEFLPVSSSGHLRITSAIFFDRDAGASFTAVTQLGTEAAVLIYFAKDIWRITRTWLVGIRDSSVRSSLDYRMGWYVIVGSIPIGLLGFLFKDQIRTAGRNLWVVSTTLIVFAFVLAFAEYWGRQTRTLANFRMRDGVVMGFAQAMALVPGVSRSGGTLTAGLLLNLTREAAARYSFLLAIPAVVMSGIFSVGDVFEPAAPGTSVPSVAQMVVATIIAFGVGYAAIAWLLRYVAHHTLYVFVLYRVALGTLVLALLLTGTISAT
- a CDS encoding histidine phosphatase family protein, with protein sequence MATLLLLRHGRTTANADGGLAGRQPVELDDTGRAQAGAVGQRLRGLPLAAVVTSPLIRCRQTLELALPQAEPVVEEGLIECGYGSWEGQSLKKLAKEPLWPVVQQHPSAAVFPDGESMAQMSARAVAAVRAWDARITATHGPEAVWLACSHGDVIKAIVADALGVHLDLFQRIVADPASVTAIRYTPLRPFLVRLNDTGGDLAALVPPPAKRRRRATRPVDSDAAVGGGGGSAG
- a CDS encoding DUF3090 domain-containing protein, with the translated sequence MTHQVHAFEPPERFVAGTVGAPGERAFFLQARGGGRLVSVALEKVQVSLLAEKLEELLSEAQRRFGVELPEAPAAVGDNDPLDNPVDEEFRVGTLGLAFDVDSVTVVIEAIAAGEAEAEVELDDDDDEDDDDEEPDEDLDRLRVRLTPEATREFIERARRVVNAGRPPCPLCGQPLDPAGHLCPRHNGYHR